Genomic DNA from Epinephelus moara isolate mb chromosome 24, YSFRI_EMoa_1.0, whole genome shotgun sequence:
GCATGCTGATTGAAGTCACTGCCTGGAATGGTCCTGGTAAGTGATGACAAATATACATAACCGTAATGTAATGAATACTTGCTGCCAGCTAATGAATTCAACAAACATTTCTTAGAACGTTGGTTTCATGCTGTTGTGGAGAATATGAACTTGACATTTAGCAGCATGTCCGTAATATCAATAAACCTCCTCCTTCCCTCAGAAACAGAGAGTGAAAATGAGTTCAGGCCCTTGGATGGGCGGATAGATGAGTTCCACCCAAAGGCCACAAGGACACTGTTTATAGGCAACCTTGAGAAGACCACCAGTTATCAACAACTCCTTGACATCTTTCAACGCTTTGGAGAAATTGTGGTATGCTACCATTTGAATGTGTATGGTAAATTAGTACATTTTTCACTTGATTGGGGTCTGTAATTGTTCTGTCTTTTCTCCTCAAGGACATTGACATTAAGAAAGTAAATGGAGTTCCCCAGTATGCCTTTGTGCAGTACTCTGATATTGCCAGTGTCTGCAAGGCCATTAAGAAGATGGATGGGGAGTATCTGGGCAGCAACAGACTAAAGGTAGAGTTTTTACGGTAGACACTCTTTACATTTCTGAGGCCTGTATTATGAAGCCACTTCAGCTTGCCCAGCTGAACTGGCATATTTTTGTTACCtggcttgactaaccctaaAATGCGCCATATAGATAACAAGTGTTACGAAGCTGGCTATCAGCTGGCTCAGTCAACTCTGCATTTTCCTGTGCAGTCAcaagtgtgttcatgtgaaagaggcgaGGTTGTTAATGGCTTGCAActtcatcagaaccatgaatgaagtactTCATATGATATAACGGTAATACTAATTGACTGCGGGAATGTTTTGCTTTAGGGACAGAAAAAGTTAAATTCATCGGCATGCAATGCAAAGGACAGCCTGTAACCTTACAACAGAAGAACATGTAGAAACACtaggaaaatgttaaaaatattaaaagtaggCAGAGGCTTAGGAATTAGGCCATTACATATGACTTAagtgtattgtattttttttagcgTTGTATTTGAATCATCAAAAAACTACTTTGAATTTGTGACAACACTTCATGCCAGGCTGTTTCCTTTGCCGAAGTGAAGATTGGAAAAGTAGTTAAAtactgatgaggtctatctaactgaaaatgttgcatttataataagGTGAGCCAAATAACagtgtggattatttttattCGTTTTTCTTTccagttctcatcacacaggtgtctcatgttattttgagctgcagtgtaAATTATCCACAGTGTTAGCTGTCACTCCTGggagaaaataaacacaattgAAATACAGCTAAACTCATCAttatgtgtttagtgtgtagCCCTAAACGCTCTGTTCGTTTGTTAGAAGCTGTTTTAAAACCACAGTGGAAATGAAAACCCTGGACCAATAAAATGATTCGAGTGACCTATAAAAATATAGCctatattctttttttcctctcactcaGGGCTTTTGTCGATGTcggaataatttattttccagtgATCTCACTGGTTAGTGGTTGGCATGTTGACAGGTTGTGATCCAATACTCTTAAGTTAACCTCCTctggagcaggttagctgttcaggaTAAGTTACCCAGtactttttccagtaaaaaGTGAACCATcttcgtagtactgaaaacctagggttaaccctgaagtctCCTCACCAACAGCAAACCTTGCTTCATAGTAGAGGCCTCAGGTCTTAGTAGGTTTTCAGTGTATTGCATCTTGTGTATATAATATGCACGttgctctctttctcctggCAGCTTGGGTTTGGGAAGAGTATGCCCACAACATGTGTTTGGCTAGATGGTTTGGCAACCAGTATTACAGAGCAATACCTCACACGGCATTTCTGCCGCTATGGACATGTAGTTAAGGTAAGATGTTATATTTTCTCTTGCTAAAGATTTGGTGCTTTTGATTTTCATGCTGTGTAGTTTTAGAAACACTGACTGCATATTATTGTCCTTTTTAGGTGGTATTTGACAGATTGAAAGGGATGGCCCTCATCTTGTACAACAACACAGATTTTGCTCAGGCAGCTGTAAGGGAGACCAAAGGTTGGAAGATTGGTGGCAATAAAATAAAGGTAAACAATACCAACTCTTGGGTTTATTcgtgaaatgtatttttcatgtgtgtatgtttatgtatttaAGTGTATTAACCTATTTACTTTTTCATGAAAGGTGGATTTTGCCAGTCAAGAGAGTCAGATGGCATTCTACCGATCCATGCAGGCATCTGGTCAAGACATTAGAGACTTCTATGAAATTCCTCCTGAACGACGGTACATTGCCCATATTGTTAATTGCATGCAAGAAATGATGTTCAAaactatatatttatttaatttattttattttattttaaatgtcacaaaattATTAGTTCATGGAATTtataacattattatttcaaatgAAATGACCCTGATAGAATATGTCTGTAAGGTGATAATCTTTAGAATATCAAAGCAAAGTAGCAAAATATTTAAGAACTTTTTATCTGAAAGTGACAGTGCAGTTTTATAAAATGATCAATTATATAGGTGAATTATTTAAcagaattcatttattttctcttcctgttttctcCATTCACTCTACAGAGAGGAACGCAGACCTCCATACCATGAATTTACAGCAGAAAGGGCTTACTATGAGAATATAAGAACCCCTGGCCTCTATCCAGAGGAAGCTCGAAGAGACTACGCTGCTCGCAGCAGAGACCGTTTTCCTGAGCTGGAGCACTATCAGGCAGATCACTTTGACCCACGTTATCATGAGGATCCAAGAGACTACAGGGACTACAGAGACCCCTTTGAGCAAGACATTCGAAAATACACGTATATTCAAAGAGAGCGAGAAAGAGAACGAGAGCGTTTTGAGGCTGACCGCAGCAGGTGGAGCCCCTCCCATCCAAGGCGACCTGTCACTCCTACAGTATCGCCCTCACCATCAGAGCGTGCTCCCAGAGACCCAGAACGGCGAGTTTACAGCCAATCCTCTGAGCGCAGTGGGAGTGTAAGCTCAATGTCACCACCACACTTTGACAAATCTGAAAAGACCCTGCTGGAACATGCCTCAAAGAGTGACAAGAGTGACAAGAGCAGCCAACCAGATCGTGTGGCAGGTGCTGAGAAAATCAAACGTGCGAAGCGAAAAGAAAAAGGTGATAAAGACAAAGCTGAGAAGATTAAATCAAGGAAAGCAAAGGGGCAGTCCCCATCCAACCCACTGCCTGACGCAGAGATTGAGACTGGATTTGATGGTGGGTCTGGAAGAGGAAGGGGATCAGACCAGGATGCTAATGAGAGGCAGAAATGTAAGGGGGATGGTGAATCTCTTACTGGAAATCAGTTGTCAACTGCTCATCATGACTCTATAAAAAGTGAAAGATCAGAAATGAGTAAAGGTGAGAATTCGGAATTGGATGGAAAAAATCGACTCAAGAAACATCTAAAGCCTGATATTGGAAATGACGGGAAAGATTTGTCTGTGGATTCAGATCGCCTTGCTGCAAGAAAAAGGCGCTTTGCTGATTCCGGTGGAAGGACTATTCGTCAGAAAAGAAGCAGGCATGAAGAGGAGGATGCTATTCCATCTGCTGATTTTGGTGCCGGTGCCACATATTTGAAAGAGTCAGATGCTGACAAACACAAAGATTCACAACGGAGAGATTCAAGGCTCAAAACGGACAAAAGCGGCACTCAGAAGGATGGTCAAGAGGACCTTAGAGGACAAAGAGAGAAGTCAGAGGGATCTTTGGACCCACTGGAGCCAAAACGACATCCAGGGCACACTTCATCCAGAAGGTTTTCACATGAGGGGATTGCAGACCAAAGCAGTACAAGAGAACAAGAACACCATGCTGCTTTCAAATTTGGTACTCAGAATGCTGACATTGACAAAAATGTTAAGAACAAGGAAGACCATGTTGACATTGACCTCTCTCAGAGTTACCGCAAGCAAATGGAGCAAAATAGACGGTTAcaccagcagcaacaacagcgtGAGTCTGACAAACCTGAAAAACCAGGAAGTCCTCAAGGCAGTGAAACGGAGGACTTGGAACATCGCAGTCTTGTGCATGAAGTTGGTAAACCACCTGAGGATGTCACCGATAATTTCCCAtctcacaaactaaagaaactAGACCAATTTGAAACTGACTCAGGGATTAAGAGGGAGCGTGTCTACCGGAGCTTTAGGCAAAAAAGTGAAGATCCTGACTGGAACAATATCTCCTCTCCAGGACATCAGCACTTCTCTCACCATGCAGATGAGGACTTTGTGGACCCTTCCCAGAAAGAGTTGTGtagaaatgaggaaaaaattCACCCAGATCTAGAGCTATTAGTTAAAAGGACACATAACACACAGGTGAACAAGCCAAACACTTCTTTACTTAGTGTGGAAGAAGAGCAACAAAAGAGATGGGAGAGCAGAGTCAAACAAGACTTGTTGCCTGACCTTAACTTTTCCAGAAGTCTAAGTAAAAACATTCACAATCGCAAGCGTTTAGAATATGGTATTTGGCATGACTTGGAGCCTGGGGAAGTACGATCTGACtctgaggaggacagagagaacaAACCCCACTCTCCTGTGCCCTCCACATCTATGCCTTTTTCCGAGAGGCAAAGGGTAGACAGGTTTTCAGACCCCAAACTAGCCCATCTCGAAAGGAACAAATTCTATTCCTTTGCACTTGATCAAACCATCACACCTGATACAAAGGCTCTGCTTGAACGTGCAAAATCTCTTTCCTCTTCCAGAGAAGATAATTGGTCATTTTTGGATTATGATTCTCACTTTGCAAGTTTCCGCAACAGGAAGGATACTGAGAAGGTCGAATCAGCACCAAGGCCTACACCCTCCTGgtatatgaaaaagaaaaagattcgAAGTGGATCTGAAGACAAACTTGATGACAGGAAGGAGGAGCCTAAGCCAGAGGAACAGGAACGCAGGGAACTATTTGCTTCCCGCTTCCTACACAGTCCCGTCTTTGAGCTGGACTCTAGGCGACTGCAACACTTGGAGCGCAAACATGAAGAACCTGAGCCTACACAAAACCAACAACCTGGTCAGCAAGGCACAGTAGATGGTGAACTTGACTCAGGGCCAGTTGTCCTTTTCCACAGTCGTTTTTTGGAACTCACGCGACTGCAACAACAGAAGAATAAAACCCACCAAGAGGCAAAAGTAGACACAATGGTCATGGATGAGAATAAAGTGGAAAAAGCACCTGTTCAAGAGCAACAGGCTCTGCAGTCACCGCAAACAGAATCTGTCATGGATCCAGAAATCAAACCCATCAGTCCTGCTGAAGAGCCGATTACTGAACCCCGACTCACAGTTACTTCTGTCACCCAGTCTGTGGTTAAGGACTTTGCTCTACCAGAAGAGAAATGTGTTGCATCAAATCCAGCCCCTGATCCATATACTCCTGTGTCTGTCATAAAGGAAGAGGTAAAAGAAGAGGTAAAAGAAAATGAACCTATCGTACCCATGCACCACCCATTAAATGAGGCACCTTCTGATTCTGAACCTGCACCAGTAGCAGCACCCGAACCCAGTTATTCAGTCGATAGATGTAAACTTTCTCCATCTGATGGGAAATTGGATATTGTTACTGAGGATATAAAACCACTCTGTACAGAAAAACCTTGCCGTCGTGACTCTCATGATGAGTTTGTTAGCATTTCAGAAGCAGAACCAGATCCTGAGACTACACATCCAGAAGTGCCTGAAGCCACGAGTCCCATACCACCCAGTCTTgtagaggaggaaaaagagaaagagacccATTTTGCTTGTAAGGCTGTAGCAGAGCCTGAGGAAGAGAAGAAACTTGGTAAAGTGCAGATGCCCACTGATAATGACACAAATGATGAGTTAGTCTCACCTCAAAAAGAgcataaaacaaaagaaataaaaaataaaaagtgcaaaCAATCCCCTGCTCAAGTTGCTCCAGTTCCTGTCATGTCTACCTCTGGTTCTGAGAAACAAGCAACACGCAAGAGTGAACGCATTGACAAAGAGAAGCTTAAACATGGATCATCCCCAAGAGCTGAATCAAAGTCCACAGGCAAATCACCTATTCATGGATCAGAACCTGAAACGTCAGAGCCAGGCATATCAGCAGGCAGAGCAAGGCGACGAAATGTTAGATCTGTGTATGCCACCCCAGTTGGAGATGATGTGCCCATTCGTTCTGGAAAGGAAATCACTGAGTCACCGCGCTCTGCAAGAAAGCGAGGTACAGATAAAGATGTAACCCAACAACAAAATATCGAACAAGATCCACCTGCTCCAACCCCAGCAACTAAACGAGGGCGTCCTCCCAAGAATAGACGACAAGGTGACGAGAGTTCAACAGTTAAAGTAGAAAAATCAAAAATGGACAATAAAGACACAGATTCAAATGAATCAGAAGGTGGGGAACGAATTCCAAGAGGGTCAAAAGGGAAAACACCCCCTCATGGCACAAAGGGTTCACTGAATCCGATGCCCACAGTCTCAGGATCTGGATCAACAAggaagggggaaaaaactgAAGTGGCTGAGGATGATGATCAGGAAATGGATTTCACAGATGAAGATTCTTTGGCTTTGCAAGTTTCATCAAGTTCATGTAAAGAGGATCCATCAATAAAAGTTgagcaaaagaaagaagagaaagacaaacaaggaagagatgctgtcaaaaataaagatgttttcCATGAGAAGGCCTGTGAGGGTAAATCAAATGGGAAAGAGCAAGATTCCCCACCTTTAGAAGATAAACCCACCTCAGAAAAAGACAGGATTGTAAGAGGAAAAACCAAGTTGACAAGGACTCCTAAGTCTCCTGTTCTCAAGAACCTCAAAATCAGACTAAATGTGACAGAGGTAAAAGATCTTCTTCAGTTAGGGGATGATGAACTTGGGAATCAAGAGGATTCTTCAAAAAAGATCAGATCTGTTGACCACAGTGATCATGTTTCAAAGTGTACTAATGCTAACAAAGAAGGCTCCAACAatgaagaaaaggaaaatgCCACTTTGGACAAAAATGAGCTCTTGGAAACACCAAAAAGCTTAATTTCACAGGAGCTGGAATTGGAGCAGGCAGTGGAGAACATTGCTAAACTTACAGATCCAGCTTTTCCATCAGAACCAGCAACACCACCTGTACCACATACAGAAGTAAAAAGTGACCCAGAGGAAGAAAAACCCTCTAATCCTGCTAGTGAGACAGAACTCATGGCTGCTATTTACTCAATAACTCCTGAGGACGGAGCTGTACCCATAACACAAGCACCTCAACCAAGTGCAGATGTAGTTTCAGAACCTGAGATACAGGACTTGATTCCACCTGCCAAGGAAGAAGAATCTGAAACCAATACGGCTGCTATACAGGAGGAACCTGTCTTCCCTACCACACCCAAAAAGGGCACCAAAAGACCTAAAACACCTAAACGTCCTAAAGTCCAAAAGCAAGCAAGGAAAGATTCAAAGGAAGGACCCTTAATAAGTGAGGAATTGACAACTCCTTTATCAGATAGCCCACCTTCAGATATAAATACTGTTCCTGCAACAACGCCATCAGCAGCAACTGCTGCCGTTATTACTCCTACAACTTGGAAGCCAGAACCTGGGCCCTTAGCTGTCAAAGCTACAGATGTAAATGCAGAGTCAGAGTCATCTTCTGAAGAACAGATTCAACATCTTAAATCTGTTAACCCCCGGTCTAAGAGTCCAATATGCCCAAAGCCCCAACAGGTTCCACCTGAGTGCACCTCTCCTTCCCTGTCTCCATTAGCTAGCAGGCCAAATATCAGACCCATTCCAACAAGTAGAATTCCTGTTTCTCCACCAGATTGGCGCCACCAGTCCAAAGACACAGGGGTCTCCCCTTCAC
This window encodes:
- the si:ch1073-335m2.2 gene encoding msx2-interacting protein isoform X2; translated protein: MVRETRHLWVGNLPEHVREEKIVEHFKRYGRVESVKVLRKRGSEGGVAAFVDFVDIKSAQKAHNAVNKMGDRDLRTDYNEPGSVPSAVRSLEDSSPSSSRDVTGFSRGTVGPVFGPPVSLHTREGRYERRIDGSESRERAYDHSPYGHHERSGTFDRQRHYNADYYRDRSMFAAAGPGSSAIGGSFEASDPHFDSRIRDPFTLTNSTRRDLYRDDRGRRVDRTYHHRRSRSSHSSQSRHPSPQRTTGQTPKTPHSPKRAPLSPGRGPRSRSRSRSSSSDSVSSTSSTGSGSDSNSSSSDGSRARSVQSSAAHAPTSSMGLDSDEPRRSFGIKVQNLPVRSTDTSLKDGLFHEFKKHGKVTSVQIHGASEDRYGLVFFRQQEDQEKALTVSKGKLFFGMLIEVTAWNGPETESENEFRPLDGRIDEFHPKATRTLFIGNLEKTTSYQQLLDIFQRFGEIVDIDIKKVNGVPQYAFVQYSDIASVCKAIKKMDGEYLGSNRLKLGFGKSMPTTCVWLDGLATSITEQYLTRHFCRYGHVVKVVFDRLKGMALILYNNTDFAQAAVRETKGWKIGGNKIKVDFASQESQMAFYRSMQASGQDIRDFYEIPPERREERRPPYHEFTAERAYYENIRTPGLYPEEARRDYAARSRDRFPELEHYQADHFDPRYHEDPRDYRDYRDPFEQDIRKYTYIQRERERERERFEADRSRWSPSHPRRPVTPTVSPSPSERAPRDPERRVYSQSSERSGSVSSMSPPHFDKSEKTLLEHASKSDKSDKSSQPDRVAGAEKIKRAKRKEKGDKDKAEKIKSRKAKGQSPSNPLPDAEIETGFDGGSGRGRGSDQDANERQKCKGDGESLTGNQLSTAHHDSIKSERSEMSKGENSELDGKNRLKKHLKPDIGNDGKDLSVDSDRLAARKRRFADSGGRTIRQKRSRHEEEDAIPSADFGAGATYLKESDADKHKDSQRRDSRLKTDKSGTQKDGQEDLRGQREKSEGSLDPLEPKRHPGHTSSRRFSHEGIADQSSTREQEHHAAFKFGTQNADIDKNVKNKEDHVDIDLSQSYRKQMEQNRRLHQQQQQRESDKPEKPGSPQGSETEDLEHRSLVHEVGKPPEDVTDNFPSHKLKKLDQFETDSGIKRERVYRSFRQKSEDPDWNNISSPGHQHFSHHADEDFVDPSQKELCRNEEKIHPDLELLVKRTHNTQVNKPNTSLLSVEEEQQKRWESRVKQDLLPDLNFSRSLSKNIHNRKRLEYGIWHDLEPGEVRSDSEEDRENKPHSPVPSTSMPFSERQRVDRFSDPKLAHLERNKFYSFALDQTITPDTKALLERAKSLSSSREDNWSFLDYDSHFASFRNRKDTEKVESAPRPTPSWYMKKKKIRSGSEDKLDDRKEEPKPEEQERRELFASRFLHSPVFELDSRRLQHLERKHEEPEPTQNQQPGQQGTVDGELDSGPVVLFHSRFLELTRLQQQKNKTHQEAKVDTMVMDENKVEKAPVQEQQALQSPQTESVMDPEIKPISPAEEPITEPRLTVTSVTQSVVKDFALPEEKCVASNPAPDPYTPVSVIKEEVKEEVKENEPIVPMHHPLNEAPSDSEPAPVAAPEPSYSVDRCKLSPSDGKLDIVTEDIKPLCTEKPCRRDSHDEFVSISEAEPDPETTHPEVPEATSPIPPSLVEEEKEKETHFACKAVAEPEEEKKLGKVQMPTDNDTNDELVSPQKEHKTKEIKNKKCKQSPAQVAPVPVMSTSGSEKQATRKSERIDKEKLKHGSSPRAESKSTGKSPIHGSEPETSEPGISAGRARRRNVRSVYATPVGDDVPIRSGKEITESPRSARKRGTDKDVTQQQNIEQDPPAPTPATKRGRPPKNRRQGDESSTVKVEKSKMDNKDTDSNESEGGERIPRGSKGKTPPHGTKGSLNPMPTVSGSGSTRKGEKTEVAEDDDQEMDFTDEDSLALQVSSSSCKEDPSIKVEQKKEEKDKQGRDAVKNKDVFHEKACEGKSNGKEQDSPPLEDKPTSEKDRIVRGKTKLTRTPKSPVLKNLKIRLNVTEVKDLLQLGDDELGNQEDSSKKIRSVDHSDHVSKCTNANKEGSNNEEKENATLDKNELLETPKSLISQELELEQAVENIAKLTDPAFPSEPATPPVPHTEVKSDPEEEKPSNPASETELMAAIYSITPEDGAVPITQAPQPSADVVSEPEIQDLIPPAKEEESETNTAAIQEEPVFPTTPKKGTKRPKTPKRPKVQKQARKDSKEGPLISEELTTPLSDSPPSDINTVPATTPSAATAAVITPTTWKPEPGPLAVKATDVNAESESSSEEQIQHLKSVNPRSKSPICPKPQQVPPECTSPSLSPLASRPNIRPIPTSRIPVSPPDWRHQSKDTGVSPSPVMPLASKENQPLPSDPDNIDTDHGTSDLRQILMKHKNISLSGSSSIPSNLPTLRDQNPSESNTLSAVVPNKSPLPSSGMAAHPAPPIVRPPASLPSPETKSVISVIASTATSVISRVCNPPEPEDKININIGNPCLDMTLPKPSYRPSKDDTGPYHGPSVADEGGSAARFIVESPALGTGSCPGLRVNTSEGVVVLSHSGQKTEGPQRISAKISQIPQATAGDMESQQLVSMPQIKQEMYGHSHLGLQKGPSLQTDHGHPGKTQSTLSSIKQESTGLEKMESTYQSGTQGVVKRLTQGNQQAMSYHQEYMPIKHQKKMDSADPHSTDGAKPPWTSAVSPAISPHLPSPPGNHVGFVTAAGDRGPSHISGVKQEPRSPRKSGHPHSPFTKVSSPIGSSSPKGIPVMLSTGLPAMQQFITGVHHPEQSVIMPPHSVPGGLGRMSPHRVTQSIPVGHLVQGDVRVNTPPLSVMSYGMHSEPLASPWSGSMQPRPTSPQAVGRDKVLKVNPGSLRGHEGEQEEARRFHQAPGRQSAQLKPETMQSDPRGPLRSNVPLETYMAQRDMRVLLHQQGERLTTDPHSGHIQETLPPSSAPSSLPLSLSPRAHVLPKGVSEKDVTKPLEAKRPHSPLPKDGMMGIRQSGQAIASPQRVQLMPPGPSGSFPEYSGIYSNPRGIHSQIPETSPLGLNQPPLNVTPTMGADLQTKPDGKMTQPVNMVQLLTKYPIVWQGLLALKNDTAAVQLHFVCGNKALAHRSLPLQEGGALLRIVQRMRLEASQLESVARRMTGDSDFCLLLALPCGRDQDDVLNQTQALKAAFINYLQTKLAAGIINIPNPGSNQPAYVLQIFPPCEFSESHLSQLAPDLLNRISSISPHLMIVITSV